The Suncus etruscus isolate mSunEtr1 chromosome 7, mSunEtr1.pri.cur, whole genome shotgun sequence genome includes a window with the following:
- the LOC126013285 gene encoding aldo-keto reductase family 1 member C15-like isoform X7, translating to MELKGSRCVRLSDGHLMPVLGLGTYASEDVPKSKSYEATKVAIDVGYRHIDSAYLYQNEEEVGAAMREKVADGTVRREDLFYTTKVWATFLQPDLVRSCLERSLKKLRLDFVDLFLIHLPVSLKPGEEILPIDGAGKVIQVPVDLCETWEALERCKDAGLTRSIGVSNFNRRQLEMILMKPGLKYKPVCNQVECHPYLNQHKLLDFCKSKDIVLVAYSALGSHRDPRWIPKDSPYLLEDPVLKAIAKKHNRSPGQVALRYQLQRGVVVLAKSFNEKRIQENFQVFDFDLTPEDMKTIDGINRDFRYFHMDFGIGHPNYPFADEY from the exons ATGGAGCTGAAGGGCAGTCGATGTGTGCGGCTGAGTGACGGGCACCTGATGCCAGTGCTGGGCTTGGGAACCTATGCTTCTGAAGAT GTTCCTAAGAGCAAATCATATGAGGCCACCAAAGTAGCCATTGATGTCGGATACCGGCACATTGATTCTGCTTACTTATATCAAAATGAGGAAGAAGTGGGAGCAGCCATGAGAGAGAAGGTGGCAGATGGCACTGTGAGAAGGGAGGACTTGTTCTACACCACCAAG GTATGGGCTACTTTTCTTCAACCAGACTTGGTTCGTTCGTGCCTGGAAAGATCCctaaagaaactgaggctggACTTTGTGGACCTCTTCCTCATTCACTTGCCAGTATCTCTGAAG CCAGGAGAGGAGATCTTGCCCATAGATGGCGCCGGGAAGGTGATACAGGTTCCTGTGGATCTGTGCGAGACATGGGAG GCCCTGGAGAGATGCAAAGATGCGGGGTTAACCAGGTCCATTGGTGTGTCTAACTTCAACCGCAGGCAGCTGGAGATGATCCTCATGAAGCCAGGACTCAAGTATAAGCCTGTGTGCAACCAG GTGGAGTGTCATCCTTATCTGAACCAGCACAAGCTGCTAGACTTCTGCAAGTCCAAGGACATTGTCCTTGTGGCCTACAGCGCCCTGGGGTCCCACAGAGACCCTAGATG GATCCCCAAAGATAGTCCATATCTCCTGGAGGATCCAGTTCTGAAAGCCATTGCCAAGAAACACAATCGCAGCCCTGGGCAGGTAGCCCTGCGCTACCAGCTGCAGCGAGGGGTGGTAGTGCTGGCCAAGAGCTTCAATGAGAAGAGAATTCAGGAGAACTTCCAG GTGTTTGACTTTGACCTGACACCAGAAGACATGAAAACCATAGACGGAATCAACAGGGACTTTCGCTACTTTCACATGGACTT TGGGATTGGACACCCCAACTATCCATTTGCTGATGAGTACTGA